A region of Ignavibacteriota bacterium DNA encodes the following proteins:
- a CDS encoding response regulator transcription factor has translation MNENLPGFKAPAAKLIAVVDDEPDITELLSIHLTKAGYKVKTFEDANGLFKFLKTNTPDLFILDLMLPDADGFEICKYLKKEDKFSSIPVIMLTARIDEMDKVLGLELGADDYVTKPFSPRELTARIKAVLRRDEKTVKSKKIVVGDSLTIDLQKYDVLLDEKKIELTSTEFRILRLLSERKGWVYSREQILDYLGAQDKGVLDRTIDVHIKNLREKLGEAGKFIKNIRGIGYKLED, from the coding sequence TTACCGGGCTTTAAAGCTCCGGCAGCAAAGTTAATTGCTGTAGTTGATGATGAACCTGATATTACAGAACTTTTATCAATTCATCTTACAAAAGCCGGCTACAAAGTCAAAACTTTTGAAGATGCAAACGGCTTATTTAAATTTTTAAAAACAAATACACCTGATTTATTTATTCTCGACCTTATGCTTCCCGATGCAGATGGTTTTGAAATCTGTAAATATTTAAAAAAAGAGGATAAATTCTCTTCAATTCCCGTTATAATGCTTACTGCGAGAATTGATGAAATGGATAAAGTTTTAGGACTTGAACTCGGTGCTGATGATTATGTTACAAAGCCCTTTTCGCCTAGAGAACTTACTGCAAGAATTAAAGCTGTGCTTCGAAGAGATGAAAAAACTGTGAAATCAAAAAAAATCGTTGTAGGAGATTCCCTTACAATAGACCTTCAGAAGTATGATGTTCTTCTTGATGAAAAGAAAATTGAACTTACTTCAACCGAATTTCGTATTTTGAGACTACTATCAGAGCGTAAAGGCTGGGTTTATTCACGCGAGCAAATTCTTGATTATTTAGGTGCTCAGGATAAAGGTGTTTTGGACAGAACTATTGATGTGCATATAAAAAACTTGAGAGAAAAACTCGGAGAAGCCGGTAAATTCATTAAAAATATCCGTGGCATTGGATATAAATTAGAAGACTAA
- a CDS encoding HAMP domain-containing protein, whose protein sequence is MKSLSWKIFFGFLLVIFTFTGLIMFFSYKTIKQYYVAIAIKNLQTYNDIISSNIIEFYDKNQLNELRAFLIDIGSKTQTRITIIDSKGNVVSDSDINPQLIDNLSSKIDVEPLISGSEISYYYLDQSILHVSSRVNISPDDFIILRVGIFFSEIINISKILRSEILLIAIFIIIFAIVFVLSFSYKVIKPISELTRASRKVALGDFDNKVFIPGNDEISHLARNFNQMTEKLKDYFVLAESQQDQYLTLISSLQAGLIVLDKQGKIVIHNKSFENICKTNIVKGRFVWELIPPIEFGDLIKAVVKKKKHITKEIEFHNLIFICSANYIESKSEVVVLFHDITSIKKLENVKRDFVVNVTHELRTPLTAIKGFIETLEDDIGSGQDITPYIEIIKRHTERLISIVQDLLTLSEVEQKTSHIQLSKANISTLFDSMIRVFEQKINTKGIKLITEIEEGLPEVIIDPFRIEQVLINLIDNAIKYTDSGYVKITACRNDGFLVLKVEDTGLGIPKEHHNRLFERFYTVDRSRSRKVGGTGLGLSIVKHIILLHEGDISIESDAGRGTKFIIQIPQKEFVIKGKL, encoded by the coding sequence ATGAAATCCTTATCATGGAAGATATTTTTTGGATTTCTATTGGTAATTTTTACTTTTACCGGACTTATTATGTTTTTTTCATATAAAACAATCAAGCAGTATTATGTAGCAATTGCAATCAAAAACCTACAAACATATAATGATATAATTTCTAGCAATATAATTGAATTCTATGATAAGAATCAACTTAATGAACTCAGAGCATTTTTAATTGATATTGGAAGCAAAACACAAACCAGAATTACAATTATTGATAGTAAAGGTAATGTTGTTTCAGATTCGGATATTAATCCTCAACTAATTGACAATTTATCTTCAAAAATAGATGTGGAGCCTTTAATTTCCGGCTCAGAAATTTCTTACTATTACTTAGACCAAAGCATATTGCATGTTTCAAGCAGAGTCAACATATCGCCTGATGATTTTATAATTCTGAGAGTCGGGATATTTTTCTCTGAAATTATTAATATATCTAAAATTTTAAGAAGTGAAATACTTCTAATTGCAATATTTATAATAATTTTCGCTATTGTATTTGTTTTGTCCTTTTCCTATAAAGTAATAAAACCTATAAGCGAGCTCACCCGTGCATCCAGAAAAGTCGCTCTCGGTGATTTTGACAATAAAGTTTTTATTCCCGGTAATGATGAAATATCACATCTTGCCAGGAACTTCAATCAGATGACTGAAAAATTAAAGGATTATTTTGTCCTTGCCGAATCTCAGCAGGATCAGTATCTTACTTTAATTAGTTCGCTGCAGGCTGGATTAATTGTGCTTGATAAACAAGGTAAAATTGTTATCCATAACAAGAGCTTTGAAAATATATGCAAGACAAACATAGTCAAAGGCAGATTTGTTTGGGAGCTGATTCCTCCAATTGAATTTGGAGATTTAATTAAAGCTGTGGTAAAGAAAAAGAAACATATTACAAAAGAAATAGAATTTCATAATTTGATTTTCATTTGCAGTGCAAATTATATAGAATCCAAAAGTGAAGTTGTAGTACTTTTCCATGATATAACAAGTATAAAAAAACTGGAAAATGTAAAAAGGGATTTCGTTGTAAATGTTACTCACGAGCTCAGGACACCACTTACTGCAATCAAGGGTTTCATTGAAACTCTTGAAGATGATATCGGCTCAGGCCAGGATATTACACCCTACATCGAAATAATAAAAAGACATACAGAAAGATTGATTAGTATCGTGCAAGACCTTCTGACACTTTCTGAGGTAGAACAAAAAACATCTCACATCCAGTTATCGAAGGCAAATATAAGTACTTTATTTGATAGTATGATACGTGTTTTCGAGCAAAAAATTAATACAAAAGGTATCAAATTAATTACTGAAATTGAAGAAGGTTTGCCTGAAGTAATAATTGACCCGTTCAGAATTGAACAAGTGCTCATAAATCTTATTGATAATGCGATTAAATATACAGACTCAGGATATGTCAAAATCACTGCATGTCGAAACGACGGCTTTTTAGTATTAAAAGTCGAAGATACCGGATTAGGCATTCCAAAAGAACACCACAACCGACTTTTTGAGAGATTCTATACAGTTGACAGATCTAGGTCAAGAAAAGTTGGTGGTACAGGTCTTGGGCTTTCGATTGTCAAACATATCATTTTACTTCATGAGGGTGATATAAGTATTGAAAGTGATGCCGGCAGAGGTACAAAATTTATAATTCAGATACCACAAAAAGAGTTTGTTATCAAAGGGAAATTATGA
- the phoU gene encoding phosphate signaling complex protein PhoU, whose amino-acid sequence MINLETAFEMELNILKGDISSYVSLIETMLDKAVNGLFSKNTDLLNEVIFSHEPRANRLEIIIDEKCISLIAKYSPKASSLRNIQSLMKINLDLERMADHTVNISRDAIDLLNISPILSHFEIAQMAEGTRQMILSGFKSFIVQDIDLARHVCNSDNEIDSYRQNIMAEIIATMKSDPKTIEKSLHYISIIRNIERIADLATNIAENSIFAINGNTIKHSYK is encoded by the coding sequence ATGATAAATCTTGAGACTGCTTTCGAGATGGAATTAAATATTTTGAAAGGTGATATTTCGAGCTATGTTTCTCTAATTGAGACTATGCTTGACAAGGCTGTAAACGGATTATTCAGCAAAAATACGGATTTGCTTAATGAGGTAATTTTCAGTCATGAACCAAGAGCAAACCGGTTAGAAATAATTATTGATGAAAAGTGTATATCACTTATAGCAAAATATTCACCCAAAGCATCATCACTCAGGAATATTCAATCATTGATGAAAATCAATCTTGATCTGGAAAGAATGGCAGACCATACTGTTAATATAAGCCGTGATGCGATTGATTTATTGAATATTTCTCCAATTCTTTCCCATTTCGAAATTGCTCAAATGGCTGAAGGAACAAGGCAAATGATTCTGTCAGGTTTTAAATCATTCATAGTTCAAGATATTGATCTAGCAAGGCATGTTTGCAATTCTGACAATGAAATTGATTCATACAGGCAAAATATTATGGCTGAAATCATTGCAACAATGAAATCTGACCCAAAAACTATTGAAAAGTCACTTCATTATATCAGTATAATAAGAAATATTGAACGCATTGCCGACCTTGCAACAAATATTGCAGAGAATTCAATTTTTGCAATAAATGGCAATACAATCAAACATTCTTATAAATAA
- a CDS encoding sigma-70 family RNA polymerase sigma factor has translation MSEIKSRDNNISQNEDLKVIERILAGDNNAFGILQKKYQNVLSSLIRKMVKDEDDIDDLLQETYIKAYRAMDRYKSDFTFSAWIYRIASNTCIDFLRKKRLNIISLDKPIAGKDDDDDAIYMEIEDNSLQPDTEYINQERVKALQTAIENLPEKYRIIIKLRHDDEMDYNEISNRLDMPLGTVKAHLFRARKMLLDDLKRINYMFTD, from the coding sequence ATGTCAGAAATTAAATCTCGCGACAATAATATATCACAAAACGAGGATTTAAAAGTAATCGAAAGAATTCTTGCAGGTGATAATAATGCATTTGGTATTTTACAAAAAAAATACCAAAATGTACTTTCATCCTTAATCAGAAAAATGGTCAAAGACGAAGACGATATAGATGATTTGCTTCAGGAAACTTACATAAAAGCATATAGAGCAATGGATAGATACAAGTCTGATTTTACTTTTTCTGCATGGATTTATAGAATTGCATCAAATACTTGTATTGATTTCTTGCGAAAAAAACGACTTAATATTATTTCTCTTGACAAGCCAATTGCAGGGAAAGATGACGACGATGACGCTATTTATATGGAAATCGAGGATAATTCACTGCAACCCGATACTGAGTATATTAATCAGGAAAGAGTTAAAGCTCTCCAAACTGCTATTGAAAATCTGCCCGAAAAGTATAGAATCATTATCAAATTGAGGCATGATGATGAAATGGATTATAACGAAATATCTAATCGGCTGGATATGCCGTTGGGCACCGTAAAAGCACATTTGTTCAGGGCTAGAAAGATGCTGTTAGATGATTTGAAGAGAATTAATTATATGTTTACTGATTAG
- a CDS encoding glycosyltransferase family 2 protein: protein MEKISVVIIAKNEEKNISRCLESVAWADEIILLDNGSTDKTIEIAQKFGCKIYDGGEWHGFGIAKRRAVNYANFDWILSLDADEVVSGQLAEDIKLILINPTFNNFKIKRKSFYLSKLIKYSGWQRDYPLRLFNKNFAGFNEKKVHESVITTYPVGKIESQIFHYTYDDLNSHFQKMILYSDLSVEENKGKKVSKIGIIFRGFWKFINTYFLDKGILDSRQGFILSVMSSIGVMIKYLKIYENESE from the coding sequence ATGGAAAAAATATCAGTTGTAATTATTGCCAAAAATGAAGAGAAAAACATCTCAAGATGCCTTGAGTCTGTGGCTTGGGCTGATGAGATTATACTGCTTGACAATGGCTCAACTGATAAAACTATCGAAATTGCCCAAAAATTCGGATGTAAAATTTATGATGGGGGAGAGTGGCATGGATTCGGAATCGCCAAGCGTAGAGCCGTGAATTATGCAAACTTTGACTGGATTTTATCTCTTGATGCTGATGAAGTTGTATCAGGGCAGTTGGCTGAAGATATAAAATTAATTCTAATTAATCCTACATTCAATAACTTTAAAATAAAGCGTAAGTCATTCTATCTAAGTAAATTAATTAAATATTCGGGTTGGCAGAGAGACTATCCTTTAAGACTTTTTAATAAAAATTTTGCAGGATTTAATGAAAAAAAAGTTCATGAATCAGTTATAACAACTTACCCGGTTGGAAAAATCGAAAGCCAGATTTTTCATTATACTTATGATGATTTGAATTCACATTTTCAAAAAATGATACTTTATTCTGACCTCTCTGTCGAAGAAAACAAAGGAAAAAAAGTATCAAAAATTGGCATAATTTTTAGAGGATTCTGGAAATTCATCAATACTTACTTTCTTGATAAAGGCATACTTGATAGCAGACAAGGCTTTATTTTGTCTGTAATGTCATCAATCGGTGTGATGATTAAGTATCTTAAAATTTATGAAAATGAGTCGGAATGA